From the Clarias gariepinus isolate MV-2021 ecotype Netherlands chromosome 3, CGAR_prim_01v2, whole genome shotgun sequence genome, one window contains:
- the si:dkey-56m19.5 gene encoding cell surface glycoprotein 1, with translation MGGKLSKKKKGYDVSDPKEKKEENAVVVTASTEQKAEASQGVAAEVKAEQVAQSAAAPPEPPSEAPTEQAASPDNEEAKGKPVEAAVATVKAAPQKLASAPEELTPASEKTAVTPEEPTTVSEESTPALETQVAAPVEPAPGSTKHEPAPESAAAPEEPTPASDTTAVTPLETASASKKPLAAPVESAPTSEEPLATPVESASVSEQALVTPVESAPVSEEPLTTPVEPAPTSEEPTIAPVKPTPVSEEPVAAPVEPEPALEEKIAASVESAPAFEEAIVVPEQPAPVSEGSAPNASVAAPVQAVEKSQFVPEEAVVVPVEAATPTDKPEEPLSPAEAVPAPTQSVAALEEPATTPGETVAALVEPTAAPEEPLAVQDETVSAPVVAEAAINEPAAAPEEPLAPVEADCASQEPVPEEPTTHKQAVSPEESPATPEVASAPVEAESVSDESLTAPVEAVPTSQEQLPAPEESIVVAEVLVSAPEESTDPPQQVAIEEITVCPLEPVAATEQVEITPEESVVAPEQVEIAPEDMPVAATEQNEITPEEPVAAPEQVKITPEDEPVAATEQVEIIPEESVAGPEQVEIAPEDEPVAATEQVEIATHEPVITPEEPESAQVELAPDEVVQEAVEKVLNAIEVTQVSAEITEPSEALEEAKSEVSESLPESEPVAVIPSPPEPGIKTEPVADGEEPVPAIVISESTSANEIVPAEPCKVIEEKLENGECESAGSTEESSPVVAKENGVCQEQVVVDDPVDGPVADLHGKECVNGIVAEQEPNCELKKDLNMPDDIGDTVECLSAAVSQAVDTA, from the coding sequence ATGGGAGGTAAGCTGAGCAAAAAGAAGAAGGGATATGACGTCAGTGACCCTAAAGAGAAAAAGGAGGAGAATGCTGTGGTAGTTACAGCTTCAACAGAGCAGAAAGCTGAAGCGAGCCAGGGTGTAGCTGCAGAGGTAAAAGCAGAACAAGTGGCCCAAAGTGCTGCAGCTCCTCCTGAACCTCCATCAGAAGCTCCAACTGAGCAGGCTGCATCACCAGACAATGAAGAAGCAAAGGGAAAGCCTGTGGAAGCTGCTGTTGCCACTGTGAAAGCGGCTCCACAGAAACTAGCTTCTGCCCCAGAGGAGCTTACACCAGCCTCAGAAAAGACAGCAGTGACTCCAGAGGAACCTACAACTGTCTCAGAGGAATCTACACCTGCTTTAGAAACACAAGTAGCTGCCCCTGTGGAACCTGCACCTGGCTCAACGAAACATGAACCTGCCCCAGAATCGGCAGCTGCTCCAGAGGAACCCACACCTGCCTCAGATACAACAGCAGTTACGCCATTGGAAACTGCATCTGCCTCAAAAAAACCACTAGCTGCCCCTGTGGAATCTGCTCCTACATCTGAAGAACCACTAGCTACCCCTGTGGAATCTGCATCAGTCTCTGAACAAGCACTAGTTACCCCTGTGGAATCTGCACCAGTCTCTGAAGAACCACTAACTACTCCTGTGGAACCTGCTCCTACTTCTGAAGAACCAACAATTGCCCCTGTAAAACCTACACCTGTATCTGAAGAGCCAGTGGCTGCCCCTGTGGAACCAGAACCAGCCTTAGAAGAAAAAATAGCTGCTTCCGTGGAATCTGCACCTGCCTTTGAAGAAGCAATAGTTGTCCCAGAGCAACCTGCACCTGTCTCAGAAGGATCAGCACCAAATGCATCTGTTGCTGCACCAGTGCAGGCTGTAGAGAAATCACAATTTGTACCTGAAGAGGCTGTTGTTGTCCCAGTGGAGGCTGCAACTCCCACGGATAAGCCAGAGGAGCCACTATCTCCAGCCGAAGCTGTTCCTGCACCAACACAGTCTGTTGCTGCTCTTGAGGAACCTGCAACTACCCCAGGAGAGACTGTTGCTGCCCTAGTGGAGCCTACAGCTGCACCAGAGGAACCATTAGCTGTCCAAGATGAGACTGTTTCTGCCCCAGTAGTGGCCGAAGCTGCAATCAATGAGCCAGCAGCTGCGCCAGAAGAACCTTTAGCACCTGTAGAAGCTGATTGTGCGTCACAGGAGCCTGTCCCAGAGGAacccaccacacacaaacaagctGTTTCACCAGAGGAATCACCAGCTACACCAGAGGTTGCTTCAGCCCCAGTAGAGGCTGAATCTGTTTCTGATGAATCCCTAACTGCCCCAGTAGAGGCTGTTCCTACCTCACAGGAACAATTACCTGCACCAGAGGAGAGTATAGTGGTCGCTGAAGTGCTTGTAAGTGCTCCAGAAGAATCTACAGATCCACCACAACAAGTAGCTATTGAGGAAATAACTGTTTGCCCATTAGAGCCTGTAGCTGCTACAGAGCAAGTTGAAATTACACCGGAAGAGTCTGTAGTTGCCCCAGAGCAGGTTGAAATTGCACCAGAAGACATGCCTGTAGCTGCTACAGAGCAAAATGAAATTACACCAGAAGAGCCTGTAGCTGCCCCAGAGCAGGTTAAAATTACACCAGAAGATGAGCCTGTAGCTGCTACAGAGCAAGTTGAAATTATACCAGAAGAGTCTGTAGCCGGCCCAGAGCAGGTTGAAATTGCACCAGAAGACGAGCCTGTAGCTGCCACAGAGCAGGTTGAAATTGCAACTCATGAGCCTGTCATCACACCTGAAGAACCTGAATCTGCTCAAGTGGAGCTTGCACCTGATGAAGTAGTGCAAGAAGCTGTAGAGAAGGTTTTAAATGCCATAGAAGTTACACAAGTATCAGCTGAGATCACAGAACCTTCAGAGGCTTTGGAAGAAGCAAAATCAGAGGTTTCTGAATCTCTTCCTGAGTCTGAACCAGTTGCAGTAATACCTTCTCCTCCAGAACCAGGAATTAAAACTGAACCTGTTGCAGATGGAGAGGAACCCGTTCCTGCGATTGTCATTTCAGAATCCACCTCGGCCAATGAGATCGTACCTGCAGAACCATGCAAGGTTATAGAGGAGAAGCTGGAAAATGGAGAATGTGAAAGTGCTGGATCAACAGAAGAATCTTCACCTGTTGTAGCTAAAGAAAATGGAGTGTGTCAGGAGCAGGTGGTGGTAGATGATCCAGTAGATGGCCCAGTAGCCGATCTTCATGGAAAAGAGTGTGTGAATGGCATAGTGGCTGAACAGGAACCTAACTGTGAACTGAAAAAGGACTTAAACATGCCGGATGACATTGGAGATACGGTGGAGTGTCTCAGTGCGGCAGTGAGCCAGGCTGTAGACACggcatga